From Draconibacterium halophilum, one genomic window encodes:
- a CDS encoding RNA polymerase sigma factor yields the protein MTKEEKFNTIVSDNGERIRNICRYYNSNAEDQKDMYQEVLVNIWKSLDSFRGDSAMSTWVYRVAVNTSLTFTGKAFRHMKLMVNSITTNLNSILDDENLKHKLAEEKLLERMQLELNQLSVIDKALISLMLEGLSMKEIAEVIGITEPNVKVKIHRIKSQLKEKLKGELL from the coding sequence GTGACGAAAGAAGAGAAATTCAACACGATTGTATCTGACAATGGCGAGCGGATCCGCAATATCTGCAGGTATTACAATTCCAATGCTGAAGATCAGAAAGACATGTACCAGGAGGTGCTGGTAAATATCTGGAAAAGTCTCGATAGTTTCAGGGGCGATTCGGCCATGAGCACCTGGGTTTACCGGGTGGCTGTAAACACGTCGTTAACATTTACCGGAAAGGCTTTCAGGCATATGAAACTGATGGTAAACAGCATCACAACAAACCTGAATTCGATATTGGATGATGAAAACCTGAAACACAAACTGGCCGAGGAAAAGTTGCTCGAACGTATGCAGCTTGAGCTTAACCAGTTGTCGGTAATCGATAAAGCATTGATATCGCTGATGCTCGAAGGGCTGTCGATGAAAGAAATTGCCGAGGTTATTGGTATTACCGAACCTAATGTAAAAGTGAAAATCCATCGAATTAAATCGCAATTAAAAGAAAAGCTGAAAGGAGAACTATTATGA